From a single Gemmatimonadota bacterium genomic region:
- a CDS encoding sugar phosphate isomerase/epimerase: protein MKIALQEGLLPGGTLDEKLDFAESLNVEGLEISGRGPARRIDELESALRNRAIRLVSLCGQGTFDFLDPDVDKRNHSIAEAKENLQVCGHFGAVGLILPPIFGPPRLPDLTPLADAVTLEMQLLTEIVRDLAAYAAEQQTMVLLEPLNRYEEHLLRQQERGIEIIRRAGDPPSASLLCDFFHMHIEETDTPATFRRIGRRYVGHVHMADNTRQEPGSGDIDWRAGLSALRDIGFDGYLAYECGITGDSETERRETLARSVRFIQDLIKEG, encoded by the coding sequence ATGAAAATCGCCCTGCAGGAAGGTCTGCTCCCCGGCGGCACACTCGACGAGAAACTGGATTTCGCCGAATCATTGAACGTCGAAGGCCTCGAGATCTCCGGAAGGGGTCCGGCCCGGCGGATCGACGAACTGGAGTCCGCGCTGCGGAACCGCGCCATCCGGCTGGTCTCGCTCTGCGGCCAGGGCACCTTCGACTTCCTGGACCCGGACGTCGACAAGCGGAACCACAGCATTGCCGAGGCGAAGGAGAATCTGCAGGTGTGCGGGCATTTCGGCGCCGTCGGTCTCATCCTTCCGCCCATATTCGGGCCGCCGCGCCTCCCGGACCTCACGCCGCTGGCCGACGCCGTAACCCTGGAAATGCAGTTGCTGACGGAGATCGTTCGGGACCTGGCGGCATACGCCGCTGAGCAACAGACGATGGTGTTACTGGAACCGTTGAACCGCTACGAGGAGCACCTGCTGAGGCAGCAGGAACGGGGCATCGAAATCATCCGGCGGGCCGGCGATCCGCCGTCGGCCAGCCTGCTGTGCGACTTTTTCCACATGCACATCGAGGAGACGGACACGCCGGCCACGTTCCGACGCATCGGACGCCGTTACGTGGGCCACGTGCACATGGCCGACAACACCCGCCAGGAACCGGGCTCCGGGGACATCGACTGGCGCGCCGGGCTTTCGGCCCTCAGGGACATCGGTTTCGACGGATACCTGGCCTATGAATGCGGCATCACCGGGGACAGCGAAACGGAGCGAAGGGAAACCCTGGCGAGGTCCGTCAGGTTCATCCAGGACCTCATCAAGGAAGGATGA
- a CDS encoding phytanoyl-CoA dioxygenase family protein, which yields MLKVPEAAPSSFAENGFLLVESVFTAEEMAACKTAAKELVESTSGPSGVHVWMCDNIPARFASVSCDPRMAAILQPLIGPRIEFLSAKPVFKSPTVHFASPWHQDQAYWGGATKWSAWIALEDATTENGCLRVIPGSHRRKRDHASVRDARGFTNRVSDDDLEGEAIIDVEMKQGDVLVFHDRLLHSSHPNRSGRERWSFIPTYRNADVPDTSTVWNTSKPMVAPGRRA from the coding sequence ATGCTCAAGGTGCCGGAAGCAGCCCCTTCATCCTTCGCGGAGAATGGGTTCCTCCTCGTCGAATCCGTTTTCACGGCGGAGGAAATGGCCGCCTGCAAGACCGCGGCGAAGGAGCTGGTGGAAAGCACCTCGGGGCCGTCGGGCGTTCACGTGTGGATGTGCGACAACATCCCGGCTCGCTTCGCGTCGGTCTCCTGCGACCCCCGGATGGCGGCCATCCTGCAACCGCTGATCGGCCCGCGCATCGAGTTCCTCAGCGCGAAGCCCGTGTTCAAGTCCCCGACAGTCCACTTCGCTTCGCCCTGGCACCAGGACCAGGCGTACTGGGGCGGCGCGACCAAGTGGTCCGCCTGGATCGCGCTCGAGGACGCGACCACGGAAAACGGCTGCCTGCGAGTCATTCCCGGCTCTCACCGCCGGAAGCGGGACCACGCGTCCGTGCGGGACGCCAGGGGGTTCACCAACCGCGTCTCGGACGATGATCTAGAGGGAGAAGCAATCATCGACGTGGAAATGAAACAGGGGGACGTGCTGGTGTTCCACGACCGGTTGCTGCACAGTTCCCATCCGAACCGGTCCGGCCGGGAACGCTGGTCCTTCATCCCCACCTACCGGAACGCGGATGTGCCCGATACATCCACGGTCTGGAACACTTCGAAACCCATGGTCGCGCCTGGCCGGCGCGCATAG
- a CDS encoding dihydroxy-acid dehydratase translates to MSSSLRSARWFGPRDKVGFIHRSWMKNQGLPDHVFDGRPVIGICNTWSELTPCNAHFRTIAERVRRGVYEAGGFPVEFPVMSLGEPLMRPTTMLFRNLVSMDVEETIRANPLDGVILLVGCDKTTPALLMGAASCDLPTLAISGGPMLNGRFRGRNIGSGTDVYKFSDEVRAGTMSEEEFLEAESCMNRSTGHCMTMGTASTMASVVEALGLGMPGNAAIPAADARRMKLAHEAGARVVEMVREDLRMSRIVTREALENAIRVVGAVGGSTNSVVHLLAIAGRLGVDLSLQDWDKLGCDVPCIVNLMPSGKYLMEDFYYAGGLPAVIRELGDLIHRDARTVNGRTIGENTAGAPCHDRDVIRTLDAPLTTTGGLAVLRGNLCPDGAIIKPSAASPGLMRHRGRAVVFENIEDLHDRIDDPDLDVEADDVLVLKNCGPKGYPGMAEVGNMPLPSKLLQRGVTDMVRISDARMSGTAFGTVVLHTAPEAAAGGTLALVQDGDMIALDVGQRRLELEVPEDELARRRARWSPPEPSMDRGYCRLYVDHVLQADRGVDFDFLVGGSGAPVARDSH, encoded by the coding sequence ATGTCATCGTCTCTACGCAGCGCCCGCTGGTTCGGACCCAGAGACAAAGTGGGGTTCATCCATCGAAGCTGGATGAAGAACCAGGGGCTTCCGGATCACGTCTTCGACGGCCGGCCCGTCATCGGCATCTGCAACACCTGGTCGGAACTGACGCCGTGCAACGCCCATTTCCGGACCATCGCGGAGCGGGTGCGCCGGGGCGTCTACGAAGCGGGCGGGTTCCCGGTGGAGTTTCCCGTCATGTCCCTGGGCGAGCCCCTCATGCGGCCCACCACCATGCTCTTCCGCAACCTGGTGAGCATGGACGTCGAAGAAACCATCCGGGCCAATCCCCTCGACGGGGTCATCCTGCTCGTCGGTTGCGACAAAACCACCCCTGCCCTGCTCATGGGCGCGGCGAGCTGCGACCTGCCCACCCTGGCCATCTCGGGCGGGCCCATGCTCAACGGCCGGTTCAGAGGACGGAATATCGGGTCCGGCACGGACGTCTACAAGTTCAGCGACGAGGTGCGCGCCGGGACGATGAGCGAGGAGGAGTTCCTGGAAGCGGAATCCTGCATGAACCGGTCCACGGGCCACTGCATGACCATGGGCACGGCCTCCACCATGGCCAGCGTCGTGGAGGCGCTGGGCCTGGGCATGCCCGGCAACGCCGCCATACCCGCGGCCGATGCCCGGCGGATGAAGCTGGCCCACGAAGCGGGCGCGCGCGTGGTGGAGATGGTCCGGGAGGACCTGCGCATGTCCCGCATCGTCACGCGCGAGGCCCTGGAGAACGCCATCCGGGTCGTCGGGGCCGTCGGGGGTTCCACCAACTCGGTCGTGCACCTGCTGGCCATCGCGGGCCGCCTCGGCGTAGATCTCTCACTGCAGGACTGGGACAAGCTGGGCTGCGACGTCCCGTGCATCGTGAACCTGATGCCCTCGGGCAAATACCTGATGGAAGATTTCTACTACGCCGGCGGCTTGCCGGCCGTCATCCGCGAACTGGGCGACCTGATCCATCGCGACGCCCGGACCGTGAACGGCAGGACCATCGGGGAGAACACGGCCGGCGCGCCCTGTCACGACCGGGACGTGATCCGGACGCTGGACGCTCCGCTCACTACGACCGGGGGACTCGCCGTGCTCCGGGGCAACCTGTGTCCCGACGGCGCCATCATCAAGCCCTCGGCGGCGTCGCCCGGACTGATGCGGCACCGCGGCCGTGCCGTGGTGTTCGAAAACATCGAAGACCTCCACGACCGCATCGACGACCCGGACCTGGACGTGGAGGCCGATGACGTCCTGGTGTTGAAGAACTGCGGGCCGAAGGGATATCCGGGCATGGCCGAGGTGGGGAACATGCCCCTGCCGTCAAAACTGCTGCAGCGGGGCGTCACGGACATGGTCCGCATATCCGACGCGCGAATGAGCGGCACGGCCTTCGGCACCGTCGTGCTCCACACGGCGCCGGAAGCCGCCGCGGGCGGCACGCTGGCCCTCGTTCAGGACGGCGACATGATCGCGCTGGACGTCGGACAACGCCGCCTCGAACTCGAAGTGCCCGAAGATGAGCTGGCCCGGAGGCGGGCCCGCTGGTCGCCTCCGGAACCCTCGATGGACCGGGGATACTGCCGGTTGTACGTGGACCACGTGCTCCAGGCCGACCGCGGCGTGGACTTCGATTTTCTGGTCGGCGGAAGCGGCGCGCCAGTGGCCAGGGACTCACACTAG
- a CDS encoding DUF2953 domain-containing protein, translating to MIPIFEPYLLIPVTLLLSVLMLLAVPVTITFSVVRREDFSGRITFGWLFGLLRVTPSLSTGARRKRKRRRPARAPAESGGPGGPEASSARTSTDGKADGKRAPSERLRRVLKTRGFVRGVLRFLRDMARCVRFVSLHVAGRFGLDNPCDTGRLWGTFCAITGFLHGAERVRLRVEPDFDEAVFELDGRGEIRIIPVTLFLPFIRFVLAPATLRAAWSAAWRTGRTRRTR from the coding sequence TTGATTCCGATCTTCGAACCCTATCTGCTCATACCGGTCACCCTCCTGCTCTCGGTGCTGATGCTACTGGCTGTTCCCGTGACGATCACCTTCTCGGTCGTTCGCCGGGAGGACTTCTCGGGCAGGATCACGTTCGGGTGGCTGTTCGGTCTGCTCCGCGTCACCCCTTCCCTATCGACCGGCGCCCGTCGAAAGCGTAAGCGCAGGCGTCCGGCCCGCGCACCGGCTGAGTCGGGCGGTCCAGGCGGGCCGGAGGCCTCGTCCGCGCGCACTTCGACCGACGGAAAGGCCGATGGAAAACGTGCTCCGTCGGAACGCTTGCGCCGGGTACTGAAGACGAGGGGATTCGTCCGGGGCGTGCTGAGATTCCTGCGTGATATGGCAAGGTGCGTGCGTTTCGTGTCCCTGCACGTCGCGGGCCGTTTCGGGCTGGACAATCCCTGTGACACGGGCCGCCTCTGGGGCACTTTCTGCGCCATTACCGGATTTCTCCACGGCGCCGAGCGCGTGCGGCTGCGGGTCGAACCCGATTTCGACGAGGCGGTATTCGAGCTGGATGGCCGGGGCGAGATCCGGATCATCCCCGTCACCCTTTTCCTTCCCTTCATCCGGTTCGTCCTCGCCCCCGCCACGCTGCGCGCGGCCTGGTCGGCGGCCTGGCGGACCGGACGGACCAGGCGGACCAGGTAA
- the msrA gene encoding peptide-methionine (S)-S-oxide reductase MsrA has translation MHTVARSGSEPAPRSGEAMQTEQTEPAGEFALATFAGGCFWCMEPPYDELDGVISTIAGYIGGTTPNPTYGQVTTGRTGHTEAMEIRYDPAKITYQELLDVFWVNIDPTASDRQFCDKGNQYRAGIFYHDAEQKALAEASRQKIIDSGRFDRVVTEVTSASTFYRAEEYHQDYYIKNPLRYKFYRYNCGRDRRLEELWGD, from the coding sequence ATGCACACTGTGGCCCGGTCCGGCAGCGAACCCGCGCCGCGATCAGGCGAGGCCATGCAGACCGAGCAGACCGAGCCGGCCGGCGAATTCGCGCTGGCGACCTTCGCCGGGGGCTGTTTCTGGTGCATGGAGCCGCCTTATGACGAACTGGACGGCGTCATTTCGACCATCGCGGGCTATATCGGCGGCACGACGCCCAATCCCACTTACGGGCAGGTAACCACCGGCCGTACGGGACACACCGAAGCCATGGAGATCCGTTACGACCCGGCGAAGATCACCTACCAGGAATTGCTGGACGTCTTCTGGGTAAACATCGATCCCACGGCTTCCGACCGGCAGTTCTGCGACAAGGGCAACCAGTACCGCGCCGGGATCTTCTATCACGACGCCGAACAGAAAGCGCTGGCCGAGGCATCCAGGCAGAAGATCATCGATTCCGGCCGGTTCGACCGCGTGGTGACCGAGGTCACCTCGGCGTCGACGTTTTACCGGGCCGAAGAATACCACCAGGATTACTACATCAAGAACCCGTTGCGGTACAAGTTCTACCGGTACAACTGCGGCCGGGACCGCCGCCTGGAGGAACTGTGGGGCGACTGA